The DNA window tgaaaatgaaaaatactAACATTTTTATCAAGGAAATCATGATGTACTCTATCGAGCACGGGAAAGTAATCCTCAATGAGTTAAACAAGACCAATATCCCTACCGACACCAACCCTAAAGAACTAGTAGGAATCATATCCGCTAGTTTACAATACAACATGATCGGTTTTGAAGACAAGgatcttccattagatgattCAAAACATGATAAAGCCTCTACATTTTTGTATAAATGGAGGGAAAGACTGTTCTGATAGTCTTGATAGAtaatggatttgctctcaacataTGTCCTTGGAGGACTCTTAAGAAACTAGGAGTATCCCGAGACAAGATCATACCAATGTGACATGTGTGTTAGAGTTTTCGATAAATCTCGTCGTGAGATAATGGGTTGCCTTAAGAGTACTGTTCAACAAAGACGTTTTCGTATTTTATACATGAACATGCCAGACATTGATCCAAAGATCACACGACATCAAATTCCTCAATATCTTGATGCTAAGCTAGTAAAGCAAAAGCCCAGATGGATGAAAGAGGAAGTCGTAAATATTTATCGAGAAAAAGTATGAAAGCAACTCGAAGTTGAATTTCTTGAGATAGTGGATTATCCTACCTGGATAGCTGATGTAGTCCTCTAGGACACGGAAAACTACGCGTGTGTATAAATTATCGGGATCTGAATAAGACTAGTCCTAAAGATTACTTCCCACTACTACACATCGATGTATTGGTCGACCATGTTGTCATTTATTAATTGTTGTCATTCATGGACGGATTTTCAGAATACAATCAAATTTTGATGGCCTCGCAATACAAGAAAAATACCATATTTTTAACAGAAGTAGGAACTTTATATTATAGGGTCATGCTTTTCAGTATTAAGAACGCGGAAGGCACCTATCAAAGGGAAGCCACAATGATCCTTAATGACATTATCCATAAAGAAATAGAAGTATATGTCGACGACATGATTatcaaatcaaaagatcgagaaggTCATGTCCTAAATCTCAAAAAATTCCTACAACAAATCGGGAAATATCAGCTACGATTCAACCCAAAGAAGTGTACCTTTAGAGTCACAATTGGTAAAATTCTAGTGTTCTTAATCACATAGAGGGACATCGAAGTCATCCTTCTAAGATTGAAGCAATCACAACAATGTCGGTCCCTCGAAATGAAAGAGAGGTCCGCGGATTTTTGGGTAAAATCCAATATATTAGCTTATTCATCAGTAAAATTATTATGACATGCGATCTTCTATTTAAGATACGAAAGAAAGACCAAAAATTTGTATGGGATGAAGACTATCAACGAGCATTTGACAGAATCAAGGTTTATTAAAAATCCCCTCCCATAATCATGTCGCATAGAGTTGACATTCCTTTAATCATATGCCTTACTATAATAGACACATCCATGTGAAGCCTGTTGGCTCAAAAAAACGAGGACAAACTCGAGACGGTTGTGTACTACATTAGTAAAAGGATGACTAGGTGTGAACTTAAATACACTTCAGTTGAGAAAATATGTTGGACATTAGCATGGGTCACGAAAATGTTGAGACACTACATGCAATCCCAACCCATCAAGTTGGTATCAAGATTGGACCCGATCCACTTCTTGTTCCAGTGAACCCTTCTGTCGTCAAGGCTAGCCAAATGGATTATGATGTTATCCAAATACTAATTAACCTATACAGTACAAAATTCTatcaaatggatgatgatgttatCAAAGGACTAGCACGAGAAACTTTCATACTCATTATAAGGATATTGTACACCGCTCAAACCTCGACGGAAGAAAATCCATAATCTTTGGTTTACGGCATGGACGTTGTACAACCTATCGAAATAGGTACATGTAGATACTCATTTTCTAACccgaatttataattttaaataatctcaagacaacaaaattgttttttaaaatttcttatacGGGCTTATTGCacgagattaaaataaataattaatttagaaaatagtGTCATAtcaatcaaattcaaaaataataaaattatggataatttaaataaaatataagatataaataattgacaaataaaaaaaaacaaacgcaaaaaaaaatatattgagtattaatgttggtttatttatttttacattaaaaaataatgtcaccTAATTAACTAGGTTAATACCTGGTCAACCAAGTAAATAAGGAGGAATCTAAAAAAGCTTATGGAAAATATAACCGTCAAAAGAACAAAAGGATGTAGGTGGATTAATAAAAGCAAAAATAATTGTCCAAGGCAAGAGGGATTCATGGGAGAAATTGgagcaaatgaccctaaagatccCCTTATTTGCATCCATGATcaccacatattttttattgcGCTAGtgaacaatttatatttttttgacgaaaatacccCCATCGCGTTACGCGATGAGCCTTCACGTTTCACGAAGGGAAAAAGTGTGAAAAATCCATAATAtccttattatttaatattacttcgatatctttttttcatttctctgcTTCTCCTTCTCTGTCTTCCCGCTCTGATGAGAAATCTCTAAAACAAACTTCTCCAAAAACAGGCCAAGTAAACTTAAGTCTTTCAAAATCCGGCCAAGAatcacaaattttgaatatttattctaaataatcaaaaatggagaaattgttagaaaaatcaagatagttctaaaaaaacttaatcaatCCTTAACCATATGTGCAAGAACAACTTCAACCAAATCGGCTGAACTCATCAACAGGATCAGCCAAACCAAAATACTCAAACTGATCTATCCCCTTGGTTAAGTAAAACCGGCTCAAACATACTCGAAGGTAAGCCGGATCGGCTCAAACTCAGGCTCGACTAAGAGATGCTAACCGAAAACGTTCGGTCAGCTCAACGCATTGAAGATCTTAAAACCAACGGgaaaattattcaaagttatgaataatctgaagatgacgtaatgaataTATATTGGAAATATGCAAAAGAAGGTTTCAATGATAAGGCATGCAGCAATCTAATGATTGCAGATTTTACCCAAGCTCACAAGTAACCTTCACGGTGCAGGCGGCCGCCCTCATGCATGGCTGCCACATGTATAAAAAGCAAAGTTAAGCTATTCTGACCGACTCGGCTACCCATGACCAATCAACTCAAGAGTGAGAAATATGACCATTGTCATATCTCTAATATAAGAGGAAGCTAAGGGCAGTGATACACAATAGATCCAACGCGCGAGCTATCAACTCAGTTTTCACTTGATCAACCCTGAAAAGCATCTAAATTCATACAGTTTCTTTGATCAAAGTGAAACAGTTGTAAACATTAAATATTCTGTgaaaaagtgtattacaatattgtGTGAATATTGTAAAGTGtatatcgagcagtaaataaacCTCGATCGTATTATGGTGTGTAATATtccattagtgaatatccttctcactatttgagaagaaggggtgacgtaggagagtttactccgaacatccataaaaatctgtgttttgtgttcttcatttactttctgtcactAAGCTAAACGAACCGATTATTCCTCATCTCAACAGAACTGAATTCACTTCATTTAACCGATCTCCTCATACTCCCTTCTATTAACCGAATCGTGTATAGTTGCTTCAGGTTGAACaaacacttccgcccttgaactcggttcaagagtctgtgacaactTGTGTAATGTTAAGAACAGTTCTAATCTTTAACTGGATTAGTGCCAATTtggtgtgtgtgtgtgtgttatAAGTGATTAACCGTTAGCCGGACCCAGGTCCCCTATCGGCTATCCTGATCCTaaaaagtggtatcagagcaggaatcttaacactcaagGAAGTAGAAACGCTGGCAAACATGACTCACAATTAAAAACCCCTAATGCTGAACAGTGAGGCATTTGTCGATTGGAAGGTTTAGATGTACCTACATCtgatcactatggatgatgaaatgaactCCATCCTGAAAGAAGGTCCGATAATGATTGAGAAGGAGATCGGTGTATGGACGGCTGAAGACAGAAGGAGAAacaacctagacaaccattgtAAGAGACACATCTTCAAATCTCTAGACAACAACACTTTCGGTAAAGTCAGAGACTGTCAAAGTGCAAAGAAAGCATGGGAAACTATCATTCAgctccatgagggaaacgaaaggacaaaggaaaataaaattttgttggcAACTCAGAAGTACGAGAACATCAGAATGAAGCCcggagaaaacatgaaggaattcagtgatcggttcactagtgtggtaAACGAGCTATATACACTTGGAAAAAGATACGATAATAGGGAAATAATCGTTAAGGCATTGAGATCTTTACCAAGTGTATGAGACataaagaccatggtgatgcgagagtcaagcaatctcgggcagatgaaactgcatgatgtatttgaggatctgaaagcgtacgagtttgagatgaagTCTCGAATTGAAGATGAAGCTGCAACCTAACTACAACTAGAGCTCTAATGACATCAGTGGAACAACCGGCTCTTATATCAGCCGATCCGACACCAGTCAAGAATCCTAATCAGATCTGTGATGATGTGATGGCCATGCTTGCAAAGAAATTCggaagattcatgaagaagaatcaaccatcGAACAACCAAAACTACAACTATGATAACAGTGaaaaatccaatgtaagatgctataaccgTAACACTTTTGGTCATTTCAGGTCAGACTGCAGAAGACCGAGACGAGACGACCGAAAACCGGAAAACTATCAGAGAGGTGACAACCAACTAAACAATGAAGGAAAAGAATCTCAAAAAGCACTAATAGCTTCTAACGGTGGAAGTGAGTGGGCTTACTCTGACAACGATGAAGGCAGAGTCACTTGCCTcatggctaaggaagaagaggTACCCAACTTCCAAGAGGAATTCGATTTCTCAAGTGAAGAATTCACTAAAGAGGATCTGGTTagtgcactcaacgacatggttgctgagttcaatAACCTATTCACTATTTTACCGATCCGGTGAAACATtgaaaccggagagtcaagtAGAACCATCGGTGAGCCGAGTGGAACCAAGATATATGAACCGATTGAATCATCATTTGAGAATGGGTAGCTCAAAAAGAAAGTTCAATCGCTAACCGAagaaaacgaaagaacaaaataTGTCATGGATTCCTGGAAGAAGTCCATTGAAGCGGTGAGCCAGATGTTTACATACCAAAGATATCCCAAATGCATGTTTGGGCTCGGCTACAAGGGTAAAAAATCGGCTAACCGGAAACCTTCCAATGGGATGAAACTCAACAAAGGCAATCTTCCAttcgtaagatttgtcaagatcTCTTCAACCGACAATGGGGCAGACCATGATTCAAAATCagacaaagaaataaaatatgtaggtccaactgactcggctaaatggcttcatcttgagagaAGAAAAGCCAACCGGCCAGTAAAGAAGCAAACTGATACACGTTCATATAGAACTAACCGACAATCACCACCACGACACAATGAGGTATTTTTAGACAAacagagagatgtcaagccgAGTACCGGTAAAATAATTAGAACTAACATTGGGGAAGtcatccgacttattaaagtatggatccctaagggactaatcTATCATGGTCCCAAGTAAATGTGTGTACCAAATCGgtgtaaatatgtattttttgtaGGTCAGGAGGCGCAAGCGGATAGGAAATtcagaatggtatctggacagcgggtGTTCTAGACATATGACCGAAAATAGTGGACTATTGATCGACATTGTACATGAAGCTGGTGCAATGAAGCTGGTGCAATGACTTAGATAAAACAGATGGTTTACTCCTCAAACCTGAATAAATGTCGCCTAAACTCGAtatttcttcacaccggaataagcTATCTCAATAAATCAGTCATGGAAAACAAATCGATAAATCACATCATAATTTCGTTAAGTGATTTTTTTGGCTAAATTGGGATGGCTGGCCGTTGCTGTCATGCATGCTTTGATGATTACCCTATGCATATAAAAACAGTCTAAACCTCGATCAAAGtgaagacatgtgtctatcACTGAAAGAGAAAGACTAACATTTCTTCCATATATTTTTAAGCCataatgaatatattttccCATCATTGGAAATAATCATTATACACCTATCTCAAAATACTATTCATCATAAGAACACACTTAAAGCAAAATCATCAAGAAAAATGTCTTGCTCACTCTCTAAGAAAGTCCTACTAGCCGATTTTGAATCGGTTTCCCAATCCGAGGATAATGAAGTCCAATGTATTTTTCGAGCTCTTGAGAGCTCCGGCCTTAGGAGATTCCTTGAAAATCGCTATGCCATTGACTACATTGTAATGAATGAATTCTTCGAAACCGCAAGGGTGATACACCGAGATATCATCTTTGCTCAAGTTCACGGaaaatcatttctctttagTGAGACAGACTTCGCATTAGCTTGCGAGCTGCCTACTAAAGGCTTCACCGATCTCATCGACGAGATGCGTCACCACTTTTCTAGCTCTATGATCCCGGTTAACACATGTGGACCCAATAGTCTCCTTGCTCATGAATACCAAATTCTCAGTGAGATTCTAGGTAAGTCAGTTCCGGACAGGGATAAGATTAAATCTTACACCCAACAAATCTTCGA is part of the Impatiens glandulifera chromosome 1, dImpGla2.1, whole genome shotgun sequence genome and encodes:
- the LOC124923333 gene encoding uncharacterized protein LOC124923333, giving the protein MDDEMNSILKEGPIMIEKEIGVWTAEDRRRNNLDNHCKRHIFKSLDNNTFGKVRDCQSAKKAWETIIQLHEGNERTKENKILLATQKYENIRMKPGENMKEFSDRFTSVVNELYTLGKRYDNREIIVKALRSLPSV